ATATTAGAGACCCAAAATCTATTTATTCTGCAATTAAAAAGTCACCATATGATGGCAAACTAGATGCTTTAATTCCTGCTACAGACTATGCTTCACACTACACCGCTGAGGTGGCTGAATGGCTGTCATTGCCAACGATTTCCTCATCTGCTGCTCACCATGCGCGAAATAAAGAGTTAGCACGCCATGCATATAAAAAGAACAAAGTACCAAGTGCTCTTTTTGCGAAAGTGTCAAGTCCTGAGGAAGCGTGTATAGCCGCATCTAACATTGGTTATCCCGTTGTCTTAAAACCAACTAATTGTGCAAGCAGCCAAGGTGTGTCCTTTATTACCAATCAAGAAGAACTGCTTCATGCATTTCATAAATTAAGAGAGTTCAAAAAAACATATATGGGGTTTGATGTCAGTAATGATTATTTAATTGAAGAATACTTGGAAGGACCAGAATTTAGTGTAGAACTTTTTCTTAAAGATAAAGAGGTTGTTTTTTCATCAGTGACGGAGAAGGAAACCTCTGATTTACCATTCTTTGTTGAAATTTCCCACACCGTACCTACCTCTACCCATTTGGAAAAAAGAGAAGACCTTGTTGAGGTTAGTGTACAGGCTGTTAAAGCGATTGGAATTGATAAAGGGCCTAGCCACGTTGAAATAAAATTGACCAAATCTGGGCCAAAGATAATTGAAGTTAACGGGAGGCCTGGTGGGGATCAAATTGCTTCTCAATTGCTATTTAATACTTATGGACTGGATATTTTTGAAGAGACCGTAAATGTCTATTTAAATTTGCCCATAAAAAAGGATTTCCCAGTTAAAAGGGCCACTTCTATTGCTTTTTTGACCTCTCAAAATAACGGGAAAATTCTAAGCATACACGGACTTAATCATATCAAGAATGATCCTTCAGTTATCAATTATGACATAAATGTTAAACCTGGGGATTTCGTCAAAATTCCTGAAAGTTCAGATGATCGGCTTGGATATGTAATTGCTACAGGAGAAAATCCTAGTGAAGCCAAAAAGAAAGCCCATGATTTGATTAATTGTATTAAATTAGAGTACGCATAGTTAGTTAGTAGAGCCCTCATTCATTCTTGTGAATTTTTGAGGGTTTTTTATGTATGCCAACTATTTGAAAATACCAACGTTTTTTTCGATCGTAACGATTCAAATTATTCGTTTTACAGCCTGAAATCCCTACGATACTATTTTTATAAAGCTTAATTTAATGAAGAGGTGATGGAATGTCCGTTTTAACCAGGAAAAACTTTTTATTTTTTTTCCTTGCAGATATCATATCAGGATTCGGCGTTGGAATGAGTACCATTGGGGCTAATTGGTATTTATTAGATGAAACTGGGTCAACAAGTGCAGTCGGTATAATGTTAGCTCTTAACGTCATAGCTGGCTTTCTTGTTTCCCCGTTGACTGGTATTCTTACAGATAAATTTAATCGAAAAGGAGTCATCCAATTAACGTTTATTCTTCGCGCAGTGGCAATTGGGATATTAACAGCCGCTTTTATATTGGATGGATTTACCCTCATATACATTTATTTATTCGCTATCATTAATGGGATTGGCTGGAGCATCTATATGTCCGCTTCTCGTAGTCTTATTCAAGAATTGTTACCTGAAAAAGACTTATCCAAAGGAAATTCTTTAATTGAGATCAGTTTACAAGTAGGAATGTTTATGGCAGGTGCAGCTTCTGGGTTTATTTATAAGTTTGCTGGCTTTGAAACCATACTATTAATTAATTGCTTAATGTTTGTAACGAGTAGTATATTTATGATTTTCGTTAAATATCAGTCCATTTTGTTAGTAGATAAGGATGAAGGGTTTCTGCAATCCTTTAAGAAAGGCATTCATTATTTACATTCACATCAATTAACGTTTCTCGTAGGATTTGTAGCGATCGTTCCTTTAGTATGTACGATGATTTTTAATGTAGTCTTACCGGAATATGTGAGTAGTACTTTAAATGCAGACTCCATCGTCTTTGGCTTCTCAGATATGGCTTATGGCATTGGGGGATTGATCTCAGGTTTTATAGCAGCTCCTTTTGCGAAAAAAATCACTAAAAATAAAGCTATAACTGTTATCTTCTCGTTGGCAGTTCTCACTTTAGTGGGATTATCCTTTAATTCGCTCGTGATCATTATATACCTAGGAAGCTTCTTAATAGGCTTCTCTAACTCCTCTATAAGAATTATTATGAACACGATGCTCATGGAAATTGTCCCTAAACCTTTAATGGGAAGAGCAATGTCAGTATGGATGGGCATTTCCTTATTTCTTCAAGCGGTCTTTGCAGGCGGGATGGGGCTACTTATCGATGTTTTTTCTCCAGGTGTAGGTTTTATTTGCATGGCTGGATTAATGTTGTTTGGCTTAGTCCTGCATTATTTTGTCTCCAAACGTGACATTAAAACGAATTCCCGTTATGAGGTGGTTTAAATGAAACTTGGCGTGATTTATGGTAGCACAAGAGATCACGGAAATACAGAGATGTTAACAAAAGAAGTGATTAAAAGTCTCCCAGATGTAGTAAAAATTGATCTCAAAAATTATCAGTTTAAGGATATTGTAGATCAAAGACATGATATAGATGGGTTTTCTCCGGTAAAAGATGACTACGACCACATTATTGACCGCATCCTAACGTGTGAGATTCTCATTTTTGCTACCCCGATTTATTGGTATGGCATGACGAGTGTGATGAAGAGGTTTATCGATCGTTGGTCACAAACGATAAGAGATCCAAATTATCCAAACTTTAAAGAGCAAATGAGCCAGAAACAAGCCTACATTATTGCAGTGGGAGGAGACGATCCTCGTGTAAAAGGCCTCCCTCTCATTGAACAATTTACGTATATTTGTCAGTTCATTGGTTTAAATTATAAGGGATATGTGTTAGGAGAGGGATCAAAACCAAAAGACATTTTAAAAGACGAGAAAGCTCTAAATGATGCTCATAAGCTCGGAAAATTGTTAAAAAAGAGATTGCAAATGAAAACGTTGAATCAATAATTAGAACAAAAATACAAAAGATTAAAAAGAAAAGGTTGGCGCACTATTTTTACTGCCCCAGTCATTTTCAAAATATTAAACCATAATTAAGATCGTATCTCTTATATTAAGATCATACGGTCTTATTTCAAAGTGTCCAATCATGGGTAGAAGTCTTAGAAAGCACACTGGATTCTAAACATACAGGAGCTAGAGCACACGCTATATTTCTTTTTCTAAGCCAGAACGAAATACTGCTATGACTAAATATAGAAGTATATAGTTTGAAATAAGGAAACTAATGATTATTTCTACTGGTTGTTTTGTTTCAAGGTTTAGTGCTAAATGGTAGTATAAGGACTGATAACGCCTCGTAAGTTATGGAAGTTTAGTAAAGACAATTTTTCGTTACCTGGCTATTTAAAAATGCCAACAAAAATTTTGAATCTCCCCTAAAATCTAAATGGAGAAAGCTAGCTTTTTGGGTTGCCTATAGTTTCAGGGGGTTTTATTTTAGGTTAAAATGTTAGACTCGATTGTCATGCCCCCTTCTGTCTTGACTTCTGGGACCTCCATCCTATCATTCACACCCATTTTCAGATCAAAAAACAAGCAGAGAGATTAATCTCAATGCCTGCTTTTTTACTTTTCTATCAGGTAAATGTCTGTCATAGTTAAATTTTCTACACGAACACCTGAACAATGATAACTAGTCTATATCACATGGTCCTTTTTAAAAAAGGGCTGCAGTGAAAGATGATGACTCCTGAAGGATCAGTGACGTCTGAAAATCCAATGATACACAGGGTTTATCGCATCGAGCCTTCGGGAAAGCGTCCTTCTCCAGTGGGAGATCAATGAATTAGTCGTTTTTACAAGGGTATTTTTAGGATAAAATTGGTTCATTAACTATTAAATATTCTCTTGTTTTAGAGTCTCAATGATATTTTCTTTCCTAACTTTAGATAGTGAGTATAGCATCGCCGAGCCCACAATAACAAACACTGCAACAATGACAAAGAGAATACTCATCCACGGAAGCTCAAAACGGTAATCAAAGGTGCTCATCATAGAGCGGTGTAATAAATACATGATGCCGATACTTATTGGCAGTCCATAAAGTAATGACTTCAATCCATAAAACATACTCTCATACCGAATCATTTTGTTAAAAGATTTTGGAGTCATTCCAACCGACTTCAACATACCAAACTCCCTTTTACGTAAAGAAATACTCGTGGAGATAGTATTGAAAATGTTTGCAATTGAAATAATGGTAATTAGGGCGATAAACCCATAAATAAACACAGACATAAATAAAATAAATTGTTCCTGCTGCTGACGAGATTTGTATACATTATAGATATTTATGTTGCCCTCAACTAACCCTTCAATCTCTTCTTGTGTTTTTATCGGGTCTGAGCTGTTTAAATAGATATATTCATTTGAATGGGTTCTACTTTCAAGCGTTAAAAGATGATTGTATACGGCTTCTGATACAAAGACCTTAATCGTACCTATCCCGCCACCAGTTGTAACTCCCATTGGTAATTGGTCTGTGAGGGCCTCGATTGTAATTGTACTGACAAAGTCTTTCTTCTCGTTATCCCCATCGTCATATACTAAATCTAAAATCTCTCCTTCTGATGTATTTATCGTTTTTATCTCCATCCTTTTCCCCTGTAGCTCATCCTGATATACCGCTTGATCTACAACAATAGCTTTAAATGACTTTTCATTAAATAACGGTTGCGCATCCGTTCCAATTTCCTTAGCATATTTTTCTAAACTTTCGTTATTCAGTGAAAAAACTTCTACATAATAGGGATACTGCCCTTCCTCTAATAAATCTGGCTCATTTTTCACCCGTTCTCTTAATAAATCAGAAATATTCGTTTCGTCAACCATCGTATAAAAGGCCGTTTCTTCCAAAATAGCATAATCAGTAACATCCTCTAAACTAGAAATGGCATCTAATGACTGTTCATCCATCTCAAAATTTTCCGACAAATAAATTTGAATATCGTAATTTATATCCTCTAGGGAGAGCTCAATGGACCTCTCAAGTGTATGCGTAAAAAAGGATACAACTAGGAATAGAATAATACTGATAACCAACGAGAAAACAGTAATTTGATATTTGCGTTTATTTCTCTTTATATTTTTCAAACCAATTTCGGCTTCCATTCCAAATAAATGACGAACTAGTTTAGCCGTTTTAATTACTTTACCCGTTAGCTTAATATCTGTCGTTTGACGGATGGCATCAATAGCTGATATTTTTGATGCTTTTCTAGCCGGTAAATAGGTAGAAATAAAGATTGTGACGATCGATATGGAAATGGCGATAAAAACAGAGATTGGTGTGACAATAACCGTTAATTTCTCAGTTGTGTTTAACGCATCTTGAAATAATCTGTTACTAAACCAAAACGTAACACCAATTCCTGCTAACCCAGATAGAATTCCTAATGGAACGCTTATTAAACCAATGATTGTTCCTTCAAAGAAAACAGAATTTCTCTTTTGTTTTTTTGTAGCACCAACACTAGATAGCATACCTAAATGTCTGGCACGCTCTGATACAGAAATCGCAAATGCATTGTAGATTAAGGCAATTGAACCAACTATAATTACTAACATTATGATGCCTGCTAAGGAATACATCGTGCTTCTTAAATTATCATTCTTCGTTATCCCATGGAAACGTAGTAACTCTGTGTTATAGTTAAGGTTTTGTGAGTCTAGACCAATCTCACTTGCTAACTGTTCTGCATCAGTGTATAGCGAACGATTGACTTTGGTGAGCGCAACCGAAGCAACCGAAGGATACTTATCTGTGATGAGTGACATATCTGTATACGTAATAGCTGTATACCCTGGTGCCCATGTCGGCTCCCATGTTGGCCGTTCCATTATTCCTACAACCTCATAAGTTATGGATTCAGTATGTTCTAATGTCTCTTTAATTTCATCATCTTCAAAACGCAAAGAATAGTGCTGTGTAATCGGATCCTCTTGTTCCTCCTCTTCTAGGAAAACACGCTCTCCAACTTCTAGTGTCAGCTTATCTCCAATCTCATAGTCAAGTTTCGCATTTGTTAAAATCTCTGTCGATAAAACGATCTCATCTGGCGCCTTTGGAAATCTCCCTTCACTCAATGTCATCGGGACATTCTCAAAACCACTTTCATTATAGCCTCTAACAAAAATATAAGGCTTATATTTATTTGCACTCCCCTCTAAATAGGAATAGCCCCTGTCTTCTGAAAGGATAAATTGGTTAGTCGCTGCGTCATTCTTGATGGCTTCGGCCTGTTCTTCATTCACATCGTAATACTGAACATGCCATTCTCCTTGTTCGGCTATTAATTGTCGCTGCATTAAATCTAAGAAAGAGATGACTAATGTAGCAACAGCTGTAATCATTGCAACAGATATTATCGTACCGATAATGGTTACAAGTGTCCTTCGCTTGTTTTGTGTAAGATGCCTGATTGTAAGCTTATGCATGATGTTCATTGACGAATCACCTCGTCCTTAGCAACCTTTCCATCCTCTATTGCAATCACTCGATCAGCCTGAAGAGCAATCTGTTCATCATGGGTAATAACAATTAACGTTTGATTAAACGATTTATTAAACATTTTTAACAGATCCATAATCTCGCTACTATTTTTACTATCAAGGTTACCAGTAGGCTCGTCAGCCAACATAATTGCGGGATTACTAATGAGGGCACGTCCGATAGAAACCCGTTGCTGTTGTCCTCCTGACAGCTGGTTAGGCAGATGAGTTAATCGATTCGTCAAACCTAGAGTTTTCACCATATCATTAAATTGTTCCTCATCCACTTTGTGCTCATCCAATAAAAGCGGCAAAGTAATATTTTCTTCCACCGTTAAAATAGGGATGAGATTGTAAAATTGATAAATTAAACCGATTTGTCTTCTTCGGAAAATCGCTAACTGCGTTTCATTTAATGCATAAATATCGGCCTGATCTACAAATACCTTTCCACTTGTTGGCCGATCTACCCCACCAAGTAAATGGAGTAGTGTCGATTTACCCGAACCAGATGGCCCTATGATTGCGACAAACTCCCCTTTTTTCACACTAAACGAAACGTCATTAAGAGCTTCTACAGCCGTATCACCCTTGCCGTACACTTTTGACAGATTTTCTATTCTTAAGATTTCCATTTAATAACCTCCATGTTTTACTTGTTACTCCTACTATATCTGTCAAAAATGACTGTCCGGTGACTCTTAAGTGACAGTTTCGTCACTTAAGGTGAAAGAACCTTACATGACGTGTTTATAAAATTTAAGTGTGAATTCTGTGCCATGCCCGACTTTGCTTGTGACTTCAATACTACCATGCTGGCTTGTAATAATTTTCTCCGCTAACGCAAGTCCAATCCCAATACTGTCCTCTCCAGCATTTTTCCCTTTATAAAATCGTTTGAATATGTATGGTAGATCTTTTTTAGCGATTCCTTTCCCATTATCAACTATTTGAATCTGGGTAAATAACACATTTTCTGAGTAGCTTATTGTCACTTTCCCTTTTTCAGGTGTATGCTCCACACAGTTTTTTAAAATATTGATAAGGGCTTCAGACGTCCAATTAAAATCTCCGAAATAGGAAACATCTGACTCCCCATGAATTTCCAGAGTCTGATGTTTAATGTCCATTGGAATGAGAAGTGGCTCTGTTGATTTATCAATAAGTTCCCTTACAACAATTGGATGTCGTTTAAATTGAACTGAGCCTGCATCTATTTTTGAAAGTTTCAATAAGGAGGAGACTAACCATTCCATCCTCTCCATCTGCACCCTAATATTTCTTGTGAACTCTAATCTCTTTTCCTCGGATAACCTTGAGTGACTTAATAGATCAGCCATAACCATCATGGATGTGACTGGGGTTTTGAGTTGGTGAGAAATATCTGAAATAGCTTCAGTCAGTTTGCTTTTATCTCGTTGAAGGCTCGTGCCCTGCTCCCACAACATTAAGGTTACTTTGTATATATCATTTTTCAACATACTTAGTTCCCCTTCTTTGTTATCACGGACGTCGAGAGTGACATCCCCTCTACTTATTTTCCTTAGATAACCAGATAGTTTTCGAATTTCCCTGTATCTCCAATTTGTAAAAATGAATGTGATCATCATAAGGAGAATGGATAAGATAATGACAATATGGATAGAAAACCGGGGGAACAAAATGACTGAATAGATTGCTAAACCACTGATAACCACCATCACAACTAAAAGCATTTGTATTTCACGGTTGCGAAACACCCTAGTCACCTACCTTATAACCTAAACCACGAACTGTTTTTATAATCGTTGGCTTTTGGGGATTATCTTCTAATTTTTCTCGTAATCGTTTAATATAAACCGTTAATGTATTATCATTGACAAAATCACCTGCTACGTCCCAAATCCGTTCTAATAACTGATTTCTTGATAGAACTTGACCAATATGATTGCCAAAAATAAGAAGAAGCCGATATTCCAAAGCTGTTACAAATATCTCCTCTCCATGTTTATACACTTTTCCTTCTAATGTATTTATTTGAATAGAGTCCATTTCGATAGTTGATTTTGTTTGTACTGGCTTATGATATCTTCGCAATACAGTACGTATCCGTGAAAGCAGTTCTCTGACTCTGAATGGCTTTGTAATATAGTCATCAGCTCCCATATCAAGACCCATTACAACATTCACTTCATCATCAATGGCCGTCAAAAAAATAACAGGTATATCACTAGCACCCTTTACTTGTTTGCATAAGTCATAGCCACTACCATCTGGTAAGGATAAGTCAAATAAACATAAATCAATCGTGTTTAATTGTTGTTCGAGATATGTCCTTGCTGAGCCAGCGTCGTAACAAAGTATCGTCTCGAAATGATCCTGTTGTAACGAATAGTCTAAACCCGAAGCAATTGTTCGATCGTCTTCTACAAGCAATATTTTCACTTTTCTCACGCTCCAATTAGAGTACTAAGCATTTTAATTATACAACAGAGCTTTCTTTTCATTTCCTGTACATCGTCATAGTTTTATCTTACCTTGTTTTCATTCTATTTTTTCATTTTTTCGATATACTTGTGTAAATCTAAGTCTAGGTTTGAAGAATTAAAATACGAGGGATTACACTTAAGCTTCCTGTATGGAATACAAAGTGGTGTACCTACAATAGGACCCACAGTGACTTTAGCGAAAGTAAAATAAGCGGATATTTTCCGGTTAGATGCAGAAGAGAGCTCATTTTGGGGAATATAGGGGGAAATTTTCCGATTATGCAAAGCAACACGAGCCATTTTTAGATTTTCCGAATCGATAGACGGAATCTCTCCGTCTATTTAAGCTAATGTCAATGCTTATGACCATTTAAGAGAATTTTTTCCGTCTATTACTCATATCGGGTTTTTAACCTGATCCCCCAACCGATAAGAGCGGATCCTCACGATCCCAGATGCAGGAATCAGCATCTTTTTATCGACTAGCTGAGCAAGCACTTTTTTCACCGTCTTGTCACTTAGTTTTAAATGCTTCTGGACTTCTATAGGGGATATCACTTCTCCTTTTCGAATGGCCAGCCGCAGCACTTCCTTTTCTACTAAAGATAGGCTGGTCTGGTCCAGGTCATCTCCAAGCCATCGGCCAATCACTTGCTGAACAATTTGTTGGCATCGACGAGGATTCTCTTTAACTTGGTCATATGAAAAGCGGATCACGGTCCATCCGTCAATCACCAACTGGTTTTGACGTTCAAGGCTGTCGGAAAATTGCCATCTGCTTATGTTCTTTAAGTGAGGGCCGTATCCGTCAATCTCAAGGCAAATGCGGATGCCGGGACGAATATAAGCAAAATCCAAATATCTTTGGCCATCCTTAAAATCATTGACTTCATATTCTGGATACAGATAACGAAAATGATAAAATAAAGGCCACCACACTTGCTTCAAAAACAACTTTTCAGCATGTTTGTGACCTTCTTGTAAGCGCCGCAACCGTTCACCGGTTCTTGCCTGCAAGTGAGCATTCATAAAGGTCTGATATTCTTCTGAAAACCCCATAACATCCTCCTCCTATCCAATAGTCATTTCTTTTACAGGACCCTCAATAAACTAGTGTCACTATATCATTTAGACAAATCTAGTGGCCTGAACTGCTTAAATGACTTAATCAACCTAGAAACTGTTTTTCCCCCATTCCTTCTACTATCAAAATTTGGTGTTACCATAGTGACCTGATATACCTCAATCGGAACCATATTCAGGAACCCCATACTTCGCAACCATCTTTCCTGATACTCTTCAAAGAATAATAAGAAAATTTTCAGGAAGGTGGCCAAATAGTTAAAAAGATCCAATACATGCGCCTTTACATACATATTCCATGCTACGAGTGAACCTTCTCCACTATTAACTCATTTGAACTTCGGAAAGGTTTTAAATTAACGGGTGTTAATGTAATAAAAAAGGGGAATTGTTATATCGAAGGGGAATAAAGCCTGAAGAAAATTCAAGGAAGAATCTGAGGTAGAACTACGTTTAGTTTAATAGAATTCTTAAATTTGTCAATCAACCTTCTTTTGCCAATAACTTATCATGTCTATTTCCGTTAAGATCGTTTAGCCTCTCCAACCTTAAGGAGAGGCATTTATAGTACGGTGCACGTTGATTTAAATGAGCTTCTTTAATGGCATTCGCAAATAAACGGAAAATAGGACTACTTCAGTTGGACAGTATACAAAACCTTAATCATACCCTTTTTCTAGTAGCCTTTAAACTATTGGATAAAACGATACCTTTTTGAACTATTATCCTCCATCTGGTTCCGCTCTTCATAATTACTATGGACTTAACCATTTCAAAAATGATTTTATGCAACGCTAACGAGTAATTAAGTGATATTGTAAAAATAGGATCACTATAGCCTTAAATAGTAACTACAGATCGCCCTTTCCCGTATGGAATGCAAAGGGGTGTACCTATAATAGGATCAACGGTGACAACACACCGCATATCAAAAACTTGTTGAACAAGTTCAGTATTTACAATATCTTCGGGCTTACCCATTGCCACAACCTGCTGATCTCGTATCGCTACCAAGTTATGGGCATAACGACAAGCCAAGTTTAAATCATGAAGAACCATGACAATCGTTCTCTCTTCCTTCTCATTTAAAACATACAATAAATCAAGAATATCAATTTGATGAGTCATATCTAAATAAGTCGTTGGTTCATCAAGCAATATAATATCTGTGTTTTGAGCAAGTGTCATGGCTATCCATGCTCGTTGCCGTTGACCTCCTGATAACTCATCAATTGCTCTATCCTTTAAGTCTAGTAAAGACGTAGCTTTAAGGGCATTGATTACTTGTTTTTCGTCCTCTTCCGTCCACTGCTTGAGCCAACTCTGATAAGGATACCTCCCTTGTTTCACTAACTGTAAAACAGATAATCCTTCTGGAGAGTCTGGTGACTGCGGGAGAATAGCCAATTTCCGAGCTACTTCTTTTGTAGGTAGCTTTGCAATACGTTCTCCATCAAGTAATACACTTCCTCCTTCGGGCTTTAATAAACGAGCTATGGAGCGAAGGAGAGTAGATTTCCCGCAGCCATTCCCACCAATGAATACTGTAATCTCACCTTTAGGAATCAACAAGTCTAACTCTTTAATAATGATTGTCTCACCGTAAGCAAGAGTGAGTTTTTCAGTCTGTAAAATATTTTCCACCCTTACCATCCCCTTCTACTAACTAGTTTTTGTTTTCATTAAAAGATAAATAAAGTAGGGAGCACCTATAGTGGCAGTAAATACACCAGCAGGTACAATAGATGGTAAAAACAATGTGCGCCCCATTAAATCTGCCAGCATGACAAGCGTTGCTCCTATAAAAGCAGATACAGGCAACAATGA
The Salipaludibacillus sp. LMS25 DNA segment above includes these coding regions:
- a CDS encoding flavodoxin family protein; the protein is MKLGVIYGSTRDHGNTEMLTKEVIKSLPDVVKIDLKNYQFKDIVDQRHDIDGFSPVKDDYDHIIDRILTCEILIFATPIYWYGMTSVMKRFIDRWSQTIRDPNYPNFKEQMSQKQAYIIAVGGDDPRVKGLPLIEQFTYICQFIGLNYKGYVLGEGSKPKDILKDEKALNDAHKLGKLLKKRLQMKTLNQ
- a CDS encoding ABC transporter ATP-binding protein, encoding MEILRIENLSKVYGKGDTAVEALNDVSFSVKKGEFVAIIGPSGSGKSTLLHLLGGVDRPTSGKVFVDQADIYALNETQLAIFRRRQIGLIYQFYNLIPILTVEENITLPLLLDEHKVDEEQFNDMVKTLGLTNRLTHLPNQLSGGQQQRVSIGRALISNPAIMLADEPTGNLDSKNSSEIMDLLKMFNKSFNQTLIVITHDEQIALQADRVIAIEDGKVAKDEVIRQ
- a CDS encoding ATP-grasp domain-containing protein, translated to METQKIVAFVEPSFYGVDFVERTFRKGCKVIAIGSSQKNPKKYGYENYYHDFLIADIRDPKSIYSAIKKSPYDGKLDALIPATDYASHYTAEVAEWLSLPTISSSAAHHARNKELARHAYKKNKVPSALFAKVSSPEEACIAASNIGYPVVLKPTNCASSQGVSFITNQEELLHAFHKLREFKKTYMGFDVSNDYLIEEYLEGPEFSVELFLKDKEVVFSSVTEKETSDLPFFVEISHTVPTSTHLEKREDLVEVSVQAVKAIGIDKGPSHVEIKLTKSGPKIIEVNGRPGGDQIASQLLFNTYGLDIFEETVNVYLNLPIKKDFPVKRATSIAFLTSQNNGKILSIHGLNHIKNDPSVINYDINVKPGDFVKIPESSDDRLGYVIATGENPSEAKKKAHDLINCIKLEYA
- a CDS encoding response regulator transcription factor; amino-acid sequence: MKILLVEDDRTIASGLDYSLQQDHFETILCYDAGSARTYLEQQLNTIDLCLFDLSLPDGSGYDLCKQVKGASDIPVIFLTAIDDEVNVVMGLDMGADDYITKPFRVRELLSRIRTVLRRYHKPVQTKSTIEMDSIQINTLEGKVYKHGEEIFVTALEYRLLLIFGNHIGQVLSRNQLLERIWDVAGDFVNDNTLTVYIKRLREKLEDNPQKPTIIKTVRGLGYKVGD
- a CDS encoding MFS transporter; this translates as MSVLTRKNFLFFFLADIISGFGVGMSTIGANWYLLDETGSTSAVGIMLALNVIAGFLVSPLTGILTDKFNRKGVIQLTFILRAVAIGILTAAFILDGFTLIYIYLFAIINGIGWSIYMSASRSLIQELLPEKDLSKGNSLIEISLQVGMFMAGAASGFIYKFAGFETILLINCLMFVTSSIFMIFVKYQSILLVDKDEGFLQSFKKGIHYLHSHQLTFLVGFVAIVPLVCTMIFNVVLPEYVSSTLNADSIVFGFSDMAYGIGGLISGFIAAPFAKKITKNKAITVIFSLAVLTLVGLSFNSLVIIIYLGSFLIGFSNSSIRIIMNTMLMEIVPKPLMGRAMSVWMGISLFLQAVFAGGMGLLIDVFSPGVGFICMAGLMLFGLVLHYFVSKRDIKTNSRYEVV
- a CDS encoding FtsX-like permease family protein; translated protein: MNIMHKLTIRHLTQNKRRTLVTIIGTIISVAMITAVATLVISFLDLMQRQLIAEQGEWHVQYYDVNEEQAEAIKNDAATNQFILSEDRGYSYLEGSANKYKPYIFVRGYNESGFENVPMTLSEGRFPKAPDEIVLSTEILTNAKLDYEIGDKLTLEVGERVFLEEEEQEDPITQHYSLRFEDDEIKETLEHTESITYEVVGIMERPTWEPTWAPGYTAITYTDMSLITDKYPSVASVALTKVNRSLYTDAEQLASEIGLDSQNLNYNTELLRFHGITKNDNLRSTMYSLAGIIMLVIIVGSIALIYNAFAISVSERARHLGMLSSVGATKKQKRNSVFFEGTIIGLISVPLGILSGLAGIGVTFWFSNRLFQDALNTTEKLTVIVTPISVFIAISISIVTIFISTYLPARKASKISAIDAIRQTTDIKLTGKVIKTAKLVRHLFGMEAEIGLKNIKRNKRKYQITVFSLVISIILFLVVSFFTHTLERSIELSLEDINYDIQIYLSENFEMDEQSLDAISSLEDVTDYAILEETAFYTMVDETNISDLLRERVKNEPDLLEEGQYPYYVEVFSLNNESLEKYAKEIGTDAQPLFNEKSFKAIVVDQAVYQDELQGKRMEIKTINTSEGEILDLVYDDGDNEKKDFVSTITIEALTDQLPMGVTTGGGIGTIKVFVSEAVYNHLLTLESRTHSNEYIYLNSSDPIKTQEEIEGLVEGNINIYNVYKSRQQQEQFILFMSVFIYGFIALITIISIANIFNTISTSISLRKREFGMLKSVGMTPKSFNKMIRYESMFYGLKSLLYGLPISIGIMYLLHRSMMSTFDYRFELPWMSILFVIVAVFVIVGSAMLYSLSKVRKENIIETLKQENI
- a CDS encoding HAMP domain-containing sensor histidine kinase codes for the protein MFRNREIQMLLVVMVVISGLAIYSVILFPRFSIHIVIILSILLMMITFIFTNWRYREIRKLSGYLRKISRGDVTLDVRDNKEGELSMLKNDIYKVTLMLWEQGTSLQRDKSKLTEAISDISHQLKTPVTSMMVMADLLSHSRLSEEKRLEFTRNIRVQMERMEWLVSSLLKLSKIDAGSVQFKRHPIVVRELIDKSTEPLLIPMDIKHQTLEIHGESDVSYFGDFNWTSEALINILKNCVEHTPEKGKVTISYSENVLFTQIQIVDNGKGIAKKDLPYIFKRFYKGKNAGEDSIGIGLALAEKIITSQHGSIEVTSKVGHGTEFTLKFYKHVM
- a CDS encoding DNA-binding response regulator, with protein sequence MGFSEEYQTFMNAHLQARTGERLRRLQEGHKHAEKLFLKQVWWPLFYHFRYLYPEYEVNDFKDGQRYLDFAYIRPGIRICLEIDGYGPHLKNISRWQFSDSLERQNQLVIDGWTVIRFSYDQVKENPRRCQQIVQQVIGRWLGDDLDQTSLSLVEKEVLRLAIRKGEVISPIEVQKHLKLSDKTVKKVLAQLVDKKMLIPASGIVRIRSYRLGDQVKNPI
- a CDS encoding ABC transporter ATP-binding protein, which gives rise to MVRVENILQTEKLTLAYGETIIIKELDLLIPKGEITVFIGGNGCGKSTLLRSIARLLKPEGGSVLLDGERIAKLPTKEVARKLAILPQSPDSPEGLSVLQLVKQGRYPYQSWLKQWTEEDEKQVINALKATSLLDLKDRAIDELSGGQRQRAWIAMTLAQNTDIILLDEPTTYLDMTHQIDILDLLYVLNEKEERTIVMVLHDLNLACRYAHNLVAIRDQQVVAMGKPEDIVNTELVQQVFDMRCVVTVDPIIGTPLCIPYGKGRSVVTI